The Ensifer canadensis genomic sequence GGCGATGATCGATTGCCTGAAGCGACAGGTCGCCACTTCACAAGAGCCGTGAGGGTCTGAATCCGGACATCGGCGTCGGGTCGCGTTTGTCGAACCGTTTTCCGCCAGCGCTCCGTTTCGCTGCCGGCGCGGACGCGCTGCAATTGGCAAATGTCGGGCGCGGCACTACATTGCCAGTCCGTATGATGAGAGAGTGAAAGAGATCATGTTCCAGGCGGCGGTAATCGACACAGGCGACAAGACCGAATTCTATCGGGAGTTGGCGCAGCAACTCGAAGCGCTGCTGCATGGCGAGCCCAATATGATCGCGAACGCCGCAAACACCTCGGCGCTGATGTACCAGACGATGCCCGACCTGAATTGGGCCGGCTTCTACTTTCTCGATTCTGATGACGAATTGGTGCTCGGGCCATTTCAGGGCAAGCCCGCCTGCGTGCGCATTCCTGTCGGCCGTGGCGTCTGCGGCACGGCCGTAAAGGAAGGGCAGTCGATCCTGGTCGAAGACGTGCACGCGTTTCCCGGTCATATCGCCTGCGATGCGGCGTCCCGCTCCGAACTCGTGGTTCCCGTCCGACGCCAAGGCCGGGTGATCGGTGT encodes the following:
- a CDS encoding GAF domain-containing protein translates to MFQAAVIDTGDKTEFYRELAQQLEALLHGEPNMIANAANTSALMYQTMPDLNWAGFYFLDSDDELVLGPFQGKPACVRIPVGRGVCGTAVKEGQSILVEDVHAFPGHIACDAASRSELVVPVRRQGRVIGVIDLDSPKPARFDRDDQAGIEKLAAIFAAAIG